In Natrinema amylolyticum, the following are encoded in one genomic region:
- a CDS encoding MBL fold metallo-hydrolase — protein MTIRFDAVTVDWFGLATVRLEGQTGVVVYMDPGPEEYGVLDGREPRDGDLILVSHGHHYDPESIRRVAREDALVVVHEAIDASEIDGVAEPPADLPFAVERVRADESFVLGPLDLFTTPAYNDPAGPHTDDGIPYHPEGRGCGFGVTIDGITAFWPGDTDVLPVHDAVDADCVLPPIGGTCTMDRHGAASLVERIEPDLVVPVHYDTVPAIEADADAFVVDVARRGIPVALDE, from the coding sequence ATGACGATCCGATTCGACGCGGTAACCGTCGACTGGTTCGGTCTCGCGACGGTCCGACTCGAGGGCCAGACCGGCGTCGTCGTGTATATGGATCCCGGTCCCGAGGAATACGGCGTGCTGGACGGTCGCGAGCCTCGAGACGGAGATCTGATTCTCGTCAGCCACGGCCACCACTACGATCCCGAGTCGATTCGACGCGTCGCGCGCGAGGACGCGTTGGTCGTCGTCCACGAGGCGATCGATGCGAGCGAGATCGACGGCGTCGCCGAGCCTCCGGCGGACCTGCCGTTCGCGGTCGAACGCGTCCGCGCGGACGAATCGTTCGTCCTCGGACCGCTCGACCTGTTCACGACGCCGGCGTACAACGACCCCGCCGGTCCGCACACGGACGACGGGATTCCCTATCACCCCGAGGGACGGGGATGTGGTTTCGGCGTCACGATCGACGGCATCACCGCGTTCTGGCCCGGCGATACCGACGTCCTTCCGGTTCACGACGCCGTCGACGCCGACTGCGTTCTCCCGCCGATCGGAGGGACGTGTACGATGGACCGTCACGGGGCCGCGTCGCTGGTCGAGCGGATCGAGCCCGACCTCGTGGTTCCAGTCCACTACGATACCGTCCCCGCGATCGAAGCCGACGCGGACGCGTTCGTCGTCGACGTCGCGAGACGCGGTATCCCGGTCGCTCTCGACGAATAG
- a CDS encoding fumarylacetoacetate hydrolase family protein: protein MKYVRFRDPAGAVRRGEYENGTVHFANESYALASDDIDVLPPSEPSKVVCIGRNYADHADEMGSDLPDRPLLFLKPPNALAGHGDTVTAPAGKERIDYEAELGVVIGEQCRHVPEADAMDVVEGFTCLNDVSNREDQNREQNWIRGKAFDGAAPIGPVLATPDEVPDDAFVRSRVNGELKQDGSREQLIFSIPELIAEITTYLTLEPGDVIATGTPEGVGPLSDGDEIEIEVEGVGTLEHSIRLP, encoded by the coding sequence ATGAAATACGTCCGCTTTCGCGATCCGGCCGGTGCGGTCCGCCGCGGCGAGTACGAGAACGGGACGGTTCACTTCGCGAACGAGAGCTACGCGCTCGCGAGCGACGATATCGACGTGTTGCCGCCGTCGGAGCCCTCGAAGGTCGTCTGTATCGGACGCAACTACGCCGACCACGCCGACGAGATGGGGTCGGACCTGCCCGACCGACCGCTGCTCTTCCTGAAGCCGCCGAACGCGCTCGCTGGTCACGGCGACACCGTCACCGCGCCGGCCGGGAAAGAGCGGATCGACTACGAGGCCGAACTCGGCGTCGTCATCGGCGAACAGTGTCGCCACGTCCCCGAAGCCGACGCGATGGACGTCGTCGAGGGCTTTACCTGCCTCAACGACGTGTCGAACCGCGAGGACCAGAATCGGGAGCAGAACTGGATTCGCGGCAAGGCGTTCGACGGGGCCGCACCGATCGGACCGGTGCTCGCGACCCCCGACGAGGTTCCCGACGACGCGTTCGTCCGATCGCGCGTCAACGGCGAACTGAAACAGGACGGCTCCCGCGAGCAGCTCATCTTCTCGATCCCCGAACTGATCGCAGAGATCACGACCTATCTCACCTTAGAGCCAGGCGACGTGATCGCGACCGGAACGCCCGAGGGCGTCGGCCCGCTCTCCGACGGCGACGAGATCGAGATCGAAGTCGAGGGCGTCGGCACGCTCGAGCACTCGATTCGACTCCCCTGA